The Syntrophorhabdaceae bacterium genome includes the window CGATGAGTTAGGCATCACAGCTTCTGGCGGATAGGTATGAAAGGGCCTCCGTGATCATAACGACCAACCTCGGGTTTGCCGACTGGACAGCTCTTCGGGGACCCGACCCTGACGGCTCCGACGGGGGTGGCCGGGTTCATCATAACAGGTGGCCGGCTTGCTCCGGAATGGGTGGCCGGCTTGGGTCATAATAGGTGGCCGACTTCAGCGGAATAGGCAGTGGGTCATTTTTAGGTGATCACAGTGGGTCATTTTTAGGTTGTCATTGCCATGCAGGTGAGAAAAAACGCTCAAATGAATGCTATTTCCAAGGGAAAGTATAAAACACGAGAAGGAGGAACATAAGGTGGGAGACTGGAACGTGCAAAAGCAGACAGAGAGTATTCAAGAAAAGCGGGTTTTGGGAATGACAGGGACCGCATCGAAGTCTGGGTTGAAAGGGAGAAGGACAAATCCGCTCCCTGTCTGTGTGGTGGAGTTCTTTCTTCTTCCCATATTTTTCAGCGATTGGTAGCTATTCCCGGTGTTTCGGGCGAATCCGATGCTATTTCACTTAATATGAGGGATTTTACTTCAACAAAGGATGTTGAAACAGAAAAACTGAACATAAGGAGGCTTCTTTGCCAAATCCCAATTACAACGCAGATGATATGAACCCGGCATACCCGGCCATGGGAATGGACGAGGGACAGGGCATGCAGGGAGACGACGTCGAGATAGACAACCGGATCAAGGAACTGCTCCTTTCGACGCACAACCTGTATCTCATCGGGCAGATGCATGAGAAAGAGATCAGAGAACCAGGAGGAAAAACCCGCCCTACGCAAAGTCTGACAAGTTGTGTACGGCGTACACAGTTTGCACCATTTTGCGTAGGGGCTGTTTTTGGGGCGGACAATACCGGAAGGCTTCGACATGACAGGAACAAGACTATAAACGAACAGGAGGATAGGGTATTATGAACGGTAAAAACGTGTTTACAGGGATAACGGACGATGCCGGGACAGAACAACAGATGGCCATAGGGTTCCGTGAAAGCCAGATGCAGCTCATGGACGTGACGAAGATCATCCCGAACGGCCTCCAGCCGCGGCGTTCATACGACGAGGGAAAGCTGGAGCTCTTGACGGAGAGTGTTAAGCAGGACGGTGTGCTGCAGCCGATTATCGTGAAGCGCCGGGGGGAATCGTACCTCATCGTTGCCGGGGAGCGTCGCTGGAGGGCGGCCTGCAAGGCAGGCCTGCGCATGATACCGGTCATCATCAAGGACGACGACGATGCCACACCGGCGGATGAAGTCGCGGTCCTTGAGAACATGCAGAGGGAGAGTCTGAACACCGTCGACGAGATATATATGATCAAGGAGTTCTTCGACCGCGGCAAGGATATAAAGCGGATCATGGTCCTCACCGCGCGTTCGAGGAGTTACCTGTACGTCGCAAGGAGGATTGCAGGGTTTTTCGTGAAAGCTGTCGCCGGGAATTTTGCTACATATGACTCGCTCATGGAAACATGCCGCAGGTTCGGAATAAAGACCCTCGAACAGGCGGTACGGGTATGGGAGACCACCGACGATCTCCAGTCGGCCATGTACGTCCTCGAGAAGGATACGTCGGCCGCGGTCAGGGAAACCGCCGAAATCGCCGTGGCAGAAGCGGAAGAACACGCCGAAGGCACTTCAGGGAAGGTCAAAGCGCCCGCTGAAGCTCCCGTTACGACCACGACAGCCGGGGAGAATGGCAACGGTGCTGCAGAAGAGTTGCCTGTGGCTTCCATGGAACCTGTCCACGACCCCATCGAAACTGTCGAACCTGTTACCGCTGACCCACCGGTCACCGCACAGGACGATGATGTGGCGGAAGAACTGGTTGTTGAGCAAGCAGTT containing:
- a CDS encoding ParB/RepB/Spo0J family partition protein, whose translation is MNGKNVFTGITDDAGTEQQMAIGFRESQMQLMDVTKIIPNGLQPRRSYDEGKLELLTESVKQDGVLQPIIVKRRGESYLIVAGERRWRAACKAGLRMIPVIIKDDDDATPADEVAVLENMQRESLNTVDEIYMIKEFFDRGKDIKRIMVLTARSRSYLYVARRIAGFFVKAVAGNFATYDSLMETCRRFGIKTLEQAVRVWETTDDLQSAMYVLEKDTSAAVRETAEIAVAEAEEHAEGTSGKVKAPAEAPVTTTTAGENGNGAAEELPVASMEPVHDPIETVEPVTADPPVTAQDDDVAEELVVEQAVEEAGDRPLDPLAHDPAGEVEQVTETRESGSFEPEEIEGKSATKYTQNAEIPLQGEDETPFDNSVGEVEKPPETGTFSDTSAPSFPAPESPFERDGSGPEGGENAHKISGKLLLKEFASLKEHIENLSGVQSAALKVRENHRETLAALVRDVEFLLPSLTGAISAIEAHLSAIGRKKDS